In Leguminivora glycinivorella isolate SPB_JAAS2020 chromosome 17, LegGlyc_1.1, whole genome shotgun sequence, the DNA window CGAACAAACATGTCTGGGTGGCCGGCGGCGCAAGGGAAGCCCCAAGACACGACGCCAATCTGCTGTTGGGTGTCTGTGCGGACTAGGGCGCTGCCGGAGTcaccctaaaataaaaaaaatacataattagaCAATATAATTGTTAGAAAAGACAATCTTAAAATCAAAGGAACAAATACTCGTAGGTAGCTATGcttattacacaaataaataccttttctcaaacatgcaatgaaatattgtctttacgttccttaaaatgggctgggaggtatcgctttttgggcgcaacaactcgagaggactgtaaagggatttaatattattttttaggcctaggcctgcaaagtaacttttttttataaaatattgtcctttagagcattttttttatttcattgtatgtttgagaaaagcactatacatgcctcggcgtgaaaacggattcccggcctcgtatccctatccggcctcgctcgcacgttcgctcggccgtatatacccacttggccggaaatcctcattttcccggcctctgatgtaatgtactatcaCAGTTTAAAgccagtaataattcttctaacaaattttgcgccgcgcggtttgtccttgagtagcgctctgCGCGAGCGAAGTGCAGAGAGtacagtacagtcaaccaattggaaccctaggctactgtagaactatgtgTAACAGTTAAAATTGGGCTGATTGCTGTTACTCACCGGTTCGCACAGGGTTAGCATGAGCTCTTTCAAATATGTCCTCAGGGCGCCTTACTGGGTTGTGATGTAAATAAAAGTTGCGAATATGCTGGAGAAAGCCTTTTAATTCTGGATATAGTACGTCACAGTCACTCTTTGAAGATTGTCCACTGATGTTAAGATAAAGTTCAAATTAAGCTTAACTAACCTTGCAAtcactttttaattacacataCGGAATCCTGTACGCTGACGCTGATGCCTTCAGGAAGCAGGTCCCAGGGTTAAGGTGTGAGGTGGAAAGCAAGCTCAAACACAGGATGCGGTCCGAGGTTCATTTCCCATCAGCTATGGCATTCTCTCGTGCAATTGATCAGGATTTCATAGCGACACAAGGACCCCTATAACAATTCGAAACCCAGCTGTAGAACCAAAGTAATCTTGCAAAGCTGACACGTGCCATGTATAGTTTTGAGGTTAAGTAGCGGTACTTACAGTATTGGGAATTAATTTTCTTCAAAGTAGTGCTTTCTCCAGGTTTTTTATGTTAATATGTTACGACTATTCATTTTAACCGCCCAGGCTGCAAGGTGGGACCTCCGGTGaaccacattttataaaaatcaattttcaGTCTTGTTTCCCAGGCGCTGTTCGTATTAGAAAAGAACGTCGGACTCTGACGCGCGCGCCAGCTATCGTCTGCGGATGTTTTTGTAACTAACTCCTTATCTACTTGGCTAACACGTATGTGCGCGCGAGTAGATGCCTTGAGCGGGCTTGTTAGTTCGATATTTTATCCCGAGAGGGCGCTGAAGTTAAATTAGtgacttatttataattaatttattaaaaacacaattttttattttatgttaaatatttatgttacaCATCCGTTCCAGTTGGGTTAAAAAGTTTTTCGTAgcgaataaacttttttttcatatatctatatttgtatgtacattgttgataatttaatattattatgcaTAGGCATTTAGGCAAGACTATTTTCTCATGCGTAAATATttactatgtactaactttATTGCTAAGTATACGTTAAACGACAATTATGTTTGGCAGACAGTGAACATGCAATACCACCCGCCTGAATACTATATTTTCTACCTAACAATTTAATGTATTAAAGTATTTATTCTTACCTACTAATCTTACAAATAAGACGTGGCCAACGTCATAATTAAAGACGAGTACCAACACGTTTTAAGTAGTTGGGCTCATAAAGTTTAATACTACTTGTTCAAAACTTACCTATACACCTTATCGTTGTGTTTAGGTAttcactatattttttttttttcaattaagtaAAAGGTGGATCCAATAAACCATGGTTTGATCAAGTGACACGTGtcttatttaagtaagtattggTATTCATAAGGATACACGCTTAAGGTTTTAAATCAAGATTTATCATAAAGTACCTACTTTCTAGATTCCCGGTACTATTATgttaagtattttattaatttcatgACCGATAGGCTAATAATTATATCGCGTAATCGTAAACATTGGGTCCGATGCACACAGATGTGGCATGTTTACGGTAATAACAAGTTACATTCCATTCTTATCTCTGTCACAGCTTACTATAGCCAAAGGGTTCACTAGTGATTAATTTAGAAAATGCATTCATACATCATATCTTACAATCTGCACTTATTATTAATGTATTAAGGACGTTCCCGTCACGCGATATCGTCTTGTTTCAGTATATCTTTGACATGATAATTTCCCAGATTTTTACCATCTAGCGTTTTTAAAGTGTAAACTAATGGTGACAACTTTGCCGTGATTACGCATTTTTGAAATTTAGGTGCCAATTTGGCTGTAAAGTTCTTTGGTGCATTAGATAAGTAGTGAGTACGTTTGTATACAATTTGACCTATTTTGTATTCTAAGTGACGTTTTCTTAAATTGTAATGTTTTGTGTTTTTGACATGAGATTCTTGAATATACTTctgtacttttttaaatattgtcccCAATTCTTTTAAACCTTCCCCGTAGGCATCAGCATCTCCGACCGTAACTTCTGACCTAAGAATGGGCTGTTCATGGTTTAAGTGATGTAAATTACCTTTGCTAGTGAACTGTCTGCCGTGAACGAGAAAATAAGGTGTGTGCTTAGTGGTCTCGTTTGTTGCAGTATTGAGTGCACATTGTAATTTCGTTATATTTTCGTCCCATCTACGATGGTCGTTACCTACGTAACATGCGATTCCACATACCACATTCCTTATCGCCCTTTCCGCGGCATTCACTTGGGCATGGTATCTAGGATTTGCATATATATTAGGGACTTCATATCTATGCAACAGTTGCCTAAATTGAGAACTAACAAATTGTGGACCGTtgtcaaaataaatagttttacaaaCACCGTGAACTAGAAATACTTTATCCTCTATGTACTGGGCTACTGAAGCGCCTGTTGCTTTCCTTATAGGATGCAACATGACGTACTTACTAAAGTAGTCAGTACATactattaagtaggtatttccTTTTTTTGAGGGGGGAAAAGGGCCAAGTAAATCCACACATATGGACTCCCAGGGCTTGCTACATTCTTTTGGATTACCCATTAACCCTGGTCTCGCCGTATTCACGGGTTTATACATTTTACAAATTTCACAGTTTCTAACATAAGTTTTAATGTCATTATACATATTTGGCCAGTAATAATGAAGGCTTAAGCGTTTATGAGTTTTGAAGACACCTAGGTGAGCGCTGGTGGGATCGTCATGACTTCTTTTTATGAGTTCTAACCGGTCATCTTTAGGTATAACTAGCTTCCAGTCATACTCGCTCGTCAGCTGATACTTGCCTTTCGTGTGCCTAAAAAGTTTACCATCGGAGACAAGATAGTTAGGGTATGCGCGCGGATTAGATTCACATCTGTTGAACATGTGATTGTACCAGCTGTCACTCGAGGGCGTTGAGGTCATTAACCCTATCGCTTCAATCTTTATACGACTAAGTGCGTCAGGTATTACATTTAACTTGCCTTTTCTGTGTTctaattcaaaattaaattggCTCAATCTCATACTCCATCTTGCCAACCGCCCTGTGGGATTGTTAAGTTTATAGAACCACAAGAGTGATGCATGATCGGTAACGATTTTACATTTTTGACCTTCAACATATTGTCGGAATTGTTCTAACGCAAATATCACTGCGAGAAGTTCACGCTCAGACGTACTATAGTTAACTTCGTGTTTGTTAAGTGTTCGGCTGCAGTACGCGACCGGATGTTCAACATCATCATAAGTCTGCGTGAGAACTCCACCTATTGCGTATGAGGATGCGTCACAATGAATAGTAAAATCTAAGTCAAAATTGGGACATTTTAGTATGGGGGCACTGACTAATGCGGTTTTTAAATGGTTAAATGATTCTTGAGCCTCATCTGACCATTCAAACGGAACCTTTTTGCTTGTCAATTTACTCAAGGGTCTAGCTATTTTGGAAAAGTTGTTAATGAACCGTCTATACCATCCTGCCATTCCTAAAAAGCTCTGAACCTCTTTCCCCGTTGACGGGGTTGGGTAATTCAGTATTATGTCAACTTTAGAAGGATCCATGCGCAAGCCATGTCTGTCTACAAGGTATCCTAGGTACTTAAGCTCTTTCCTACAAAACTTAGACTTATCCATGTTTATGGTGAGATTCGCATTCTTAAGCTTTTCGTATACACGAtgcaacaattttacatgctCATCGAACGTGCTCGATATTATAATGATATCATCTTGAAAACAAAATACTTTATTATCAAACTCCGCACCGAATATCCTATCCATGAGCCTTTGCATGGTGGCCGAAGCCCCCACAAGGCCAAAACACAtgacattaaaattaaataacccCCTTCGTGGAACTGTAAAAGCAGTTTTTTCAGCTGAAAGCTCATTATCGAACGGTATCTGCCAATAAGCGGCAGATAGGTCAATCGATGAGAGATATTTAGCATCTCTAAGTTGGTCCAATATACTAGTAATGTATGGCAGTGGATAAGCATCCGGCTTAGATACTGAGTTGAGCTTTCTACAGTCTAAACACAGCCTTAAGTCGCCGTTCGGCTTTTCAACCATGACTACCGGGCTATTCCAACCAGATTGCGATGGTGATACTACCCCCAAGCTCAACATCCTATCAAGTTCCTTTTCTTAAGCTTGTTGTTTAATAGGAGACAAAGGATAGTATCTCTGTTTGATAGGTTTACAGTCACCCGTGTTGATAGTATGAGTCGCCAAGTCCGTACggcctaaacctactttattcGTATTAATTGAGTCAAATTTTACTATTAAATCGTCTATTGTTATTTTTTGCTGTGCCGACAGAGACTCATATTCTTCTAAACCGTTGTTAGGCGAGACAGACGAAATATACGAATCCACATGTTCTTCGAAATCTAAGTTTGTCTTAAGTTTTGAGATTAACTCATCCGCTAAGTGGAATTCTAACCAAAAATCCACCCCTAATATTATCGGAGTCGTTACCCTCGGCATAACGTGAAAATTAATCACTCTAAGCATGTGATTGAATTCTATAGGTACAGATATATATCCAATACGATCTAAATTCGTACCACAGGCAGAACTAGCattattattcattttagaAGGATTAAGTTTGAAACCGTATTCCAAAAACTTTAAGTGTGAGTTTGCCCCTAACACAGAGCAAAACGCACCCGAGTCAAGTAATCCAAAAACCTCCAATTcaaatattttaagttttaaatgTGGTCTATTATCGCTATCATGTTTTTTAAACAGGACTTCCTCGATGCGTCTCACGGGCTTATTATCGTTAGGCACAGTCGCGTCGATTAGTCCCGGCACTACTAGTTTTTTGAACTAAGGCTACATTCACACTGCGGACGCTTAACACCCTTTTTACCGCACTTAAAGCATACTACCTCTCTAGATTTACATTGATTAGTAAAGTGATTTGTACCATTACATCTAAAACATCTTTTTGAAGATTGATCTGAAGTACTTGGCACGTTAAGTGCAGCAACCTGTTTACTAAACGTCTTAGACACGGGCTTTGTATGCATATCCGCTGTAATGCGGAAATTAGTGAAGTTAGGCTCATCAAATTGATCCGCACGTGCGCGTGATAGTTCCAGCTGTTTACAATAATGTTTTAATTCGTCTATTGTAGTTATGTTGTGGAGTGCCAAATGTTTAATATATTCGGGACGTATGTTATGCATAAGGATCCCTAATTGTTCAGAACTCGATAAGGGAGTGGTAAGTCGCGAAAACATACCTTGCATGATAGACAGGTAAACTACTATTGTCTCGGACTTAGACTGAGTGCGTTGCCTTATTTCCTTGCCTAATTGATAATCTAAATCCGGTATATCAAAATCTCTCTTTAGGCATTCTAACAACTGTTTATAAGTTTGAAAGTTATCTTTATTGTTCCTATACCAATTAAGCACCGATTTGTCAAGTAAGTCCGAGAAAGCCACGAGCATTTGTTTTTCTGAAATGTTTCTAGCCTGCCTAAATTCCTCCAATCTCTCAACAAATACTCTCACACACGAGGTTCCGTCATATTTTAAATTGagtgtatttaaattaattggTTTCTCCCTAACGTATACGACTTTGTTTTCCTCGGTCTGATTTAACTGTGGCGCTTGGGTATCCTCATATTCACTGTCTGCCTCACTATCGTCTGGATCTACGATACTCAGGATTTTCACTAGCCTACTCCGCAATTTTTCTAAATCCGGACTGCTTTCTGATATCCTAGCCAACCTATCTATAAGATAATTAGCACGCCGTGAAAGCTTTACAAGAAGTCTTCGGTCTCCTACCTTGCTGGGTTCCGGAAGTTCTGATTCTAGACTCGCGATCTTTAGACTGCAAAGCTTGAGCTCGGACGCCGCATCCGGTGTTCCAGACGGTTCTCCCCTCATGCTTCCTCTCCTTGCTAGTTTGTAGACCTGGCGGATCCGCTTCCTCAAGGCATCCACGTTCACATCACTATCTGTGGATACACCAAGTACACCAAGTTCATATACCAATTCATCCTTATGCAAATAATCAATATACTTATGGATAGACATCTTATATTAAGTTTAGTACAGTAGGTATTAATGTAGTCACAGGTATTCAAGGATGATGAAGTTAAGTTGAgccaaattatttaaattattaagtaAAATTAATTTCCTTGTACGCCTGAGACTATTCaatatcaattatttttaacacaatatagtaaaatttgttttatgtaaaattaagtTACACTTCCTTACACGTGGTTAACCTTAAACTATAAAATTAAACTCGCTATTTTAACACTTTAAGTCCATAACTTTCCAGATAATTATTTATCATCACAACTCAGTTTTTCCAGTTTAAGGCCAAACGGTGGGCAGCCACTTTGTAACAGTTAAAATTGGGCTGATTGCTGTTACTCACCGGTTCGCACAGGGTTAGCATGAGCTCTTTCAAATATGTCCTCAGGGCGCCTTACTGGGTTGTGATGTAAATAAAAGTTGCGAATATGCTGGAGAAAGCCTTTTAATTCTGGATATACTACGTCACAGTCACTCTTTGAAGATTGTCCACTGATGTTAAGATAAAGTTCAAATTAAGCTTAACTAACAATGCAAtcactttttaattacacataCGGAATCCTGTACGCTGACGCTGATGCCTTCAGGAAGCAGGTCCCAGGGTTAAGGTGTGAGGTGGAAAGCAAGCTCAAACACAGGATGCGGTCCGAGGTTCATTTCCCATCAGCTATGGCATTCTCTCGTGCAATTGATCAGGATTTCATAGCGACACAAGGACCCCTATAACAATTCGAAACCCAGCTGTAGAACCAAAGTAATCTTGCAAAGCTGACACGTGCTATGTATAGTTTTGAGGTTAAGTAGCGGTACTTACAGTATTGGGAATTAATTTTCTTCAAAGTAGTGCTTTCTCCAGGTTTTTTATGTTAATATGTTACGACTATTCATTTTAACCGCCCAGGCTGCAAGGTGGGACCTCCGGTGaaccacattttataaaaatcaattttcaGTCTTGTTTCCCAGGCGCTGTTCGTATTAGAAAAGAACGTCGGACTCTGACGCGCGCGCCAGCTATCGTCTGCGGATGTTTTTGTAACTAACTCCTTATCTACTTGGCTAACACGTATGTGCGCGCGAGTGGATGCCTTGAGCGGGCTTGTTAGTTCGATATTTTATCCCGAGAGGGCGCTGAAGTTAAATTAGtgacttatttataattaatttattaaaaacacaattttttattttatggtaaatatttatgttacatatgtcatagtgacgttatacatCAGAGTgcatcagattgtaagaaatctcttactgcttgtcattttgacatggttgtagagtggcctagggtagggttccaattggttgactgtacatgtggCACAGTGTGGGATTagacctcatttttgaccatggtctttttattgtaaaaaccggtagcctagaccaaaacaatgctacgactaAAATTCCCGAATGTCAAATATGGCTAGTTaacgagaaattattttttgaaatttagggtaaatgtacccgaaaattgactaaaactcaaaatatcctgagaacggtattgattatcaaaaaacacttttaagagAACTTATAGAACTACCAATATACTATCGTATGGAACAATCAGCACGGTAATAGCATCATTCATATCGGTATTAGAaccaaattagtaattttcgattttgattttttttctcgaaagttcctgtatattagcatttcttttatttttttactgaaaggtgATTAGCTTCCCTATATGCTATAATTTTTGCACTAAGCAATTCCATATGATCTAGAAATTATGGTGTGCTTAATTACTCTATGGGGATTTTATATGGGacgtttaaacaaaaatattggtagttctataagttctcttaaaagtgttttttgataatcgataccgttctcaggatattttgagttttagtcaattttcgggtacatttgccctaaatttcaaaaaataatttctcgtaaactagtcatatttgacattcgggagttttagtcgtagcattgttttAGTCTAGACTAccggtttttacaataaaaagaccatggtcaaaaatgaggtttGATCCCACACTGTGTGTGGGAACGAACGATCGCGGTCGCGCCAGTGCCAGTACGCGCCGCGCTGCGTGGCGCTGCCAAGGtcgcgcgcggcgcggcgcgtgcgAAAGACCCAAACACCGATCGCGGGAGATTTACTACTgggtcgtccttatactgtgcccacggctcatgggagtctggggtccgctgtgacaactaatcccaagatttcgcgtaggcactagttttacgaaagcgactgctaggaccttccaacccaaaaggtaactaggccttattggaattagtccggtttcctcacgatgtttatctttaccgaaaagcgactggcaaatatcaaatgacatttcgcacataagttccgaaaaactcattggtacgagctagggttcgaacccgcgaccgccggattgaaagtcgcacgctcttaccattCTTAGGCCCAATACAGGATCATCAACATTATATTAGGCTGGGAGCCAGGAAATCATAAATAggaagaaaaatatttcgtttCAAAATCTGTCCATTTCAATGTCTGTACGAATTAAAGGTGCAAATTGATATTGTGTAACCAAAGGAAAACAAAAACGTATTATGTTGGCATACTGGATGGAGGACGGGGGAGTAGCCATCCACCAACCCGCTGGCTGGACAGCGTTAAGAAGGCCTGTTAGGGATTATCACAGGCGCCTATTACACTGGTTAACAAATTTTAAGGTTTTGTTAATCCATGAAATGAGTTGTGCTAATTGCGAAAGAATACCTCTAAACATACATTTTGATGTAAGTTTTAAGGTCGAGTTAGCTCGCGTTTTTTGTGGaatcaaataaaaatctttTGACTTAAGATAACATTATATATGTATTCATAAATcacatattataaaatttaaaaatgagttAATATATTGCTTTTccgtttataaataatatctacaGCCTCTCTCTTCAACGTCCAGCAGTAGTCTGCTAACATAACAGGACTCCATTTGCCCTGGTATCGCTGTTCCATGCCTGAACTTTTTGCGCGTATTTAAGCCCTTGTCTTATTTATGCAAAAATAACAATCTTCAATGTGATCCTTTTGTTCTTTCCACAGCATCGGTGTTGCGAAAGGCAAACATGATCGGCGGCTAGATAGCCAATCTCGCAAGTATTTACCACAACTCGAGCATATTACATGCGGAACCCAGGGCTTGTCTTGATTTTTTACTGGTATTCCCATGAACCTATAATTCTATGGACGGATAACTCCGAAGAAAAACCTGTGATTCCATCATCCACATTGATAGCTTTGTCTATGACCTCATCCACTAATCTCCCGTTAGTCGGATCGAGGTGCCCGTGGCGAAAACATCtccagaaaaataagaaaatatgcctacatgcgttgtcaaattgtgtaaaaatgacaataatcgaaagaaaaaataatacggAGCAACTTTTCATGCGTAAATTAATACTTTATCGCGTTATTATGCgtaaaatcacaatattaattaatgttcataatcgtaaaccaacaaactgcaaaacaagagtgtgaccagtatttttttaaatagtgtttgcacacggcgcactgagtcattattatttgttaaaaacaagatatttctaagtttccattaaaataattaatttttgttaaattaagtgaagaattgattttcttttgacctgaattataattattttgattttaaatcgtgTTTGCACATCGCAAACCGTCTACCATTGCTGGCTTGAAAAGTCGCCAccaagccataaaataaaattaaaaaaaaaacgtccgcCATTGTTGGGTCACAGCCGGTCTTCAGTGAGACTCCCTCTGTTCTATTACTACTCTGTGGGTATTCCGAAATAAAGTTCGTAAGCACGACAGATTCTGGGACTGAAGTTTTCGCTCGTATTTTTTGTAGTGAATTTACCACACACGTAACAAAAATTGTTAGGATTAGGTACTTTCACAGGAACGAggcatatcaaaaatataaattcgCAAAGTTTTAGTTCAAACTTcacaataaaaactaaaaacaaaatttGTTTGATACACTTAAGATGTTGCTGTATGTTACAGttagggctgccatccgtccgggtttccccggatttgtcctagtttggaggccgtccgggggccgtccgggcggggagtcaagaagtgtccggggaaaacccggacacttttcaCGTAACCACGTAACtaactaatgagcattattgtgtataatattatagtgccatctctcggtgaattctctAATTTACGCGACCTGTATTATAcgatggtttttcagggataattctttataatgttaaccgatttcgacaatttttactttatttgaaagataatgttttaggtaaaatctcgtataattttgaaatatgatATGGAAGTATAACATGTATATGCAAGGGTGGTAAAATTAAAAGTtgaaattgaaaagttttttgtcaatTAAAAAACAGTTTCTAAGATACACactcaatttattttttcctgTAATTTTTAGCATAAAgccaatgtttcgtaaaattttcacaatttttcgttGAGAGCggtattttttaacattttccttcaaaattctttttttttctgtaaaaaaaattataagaaatagttttgataattatgtgcaatttgagctctttctaacgatacccccaTTTAACCTAGTAACTTAGTAAAAAAAGACAAATTTAACCTAAAAAaagacaaatttaatttttttgtaagaaaaattgttttgttttcgttattgtttattgcaaattgggcattttcgcgaaaaaagattcaaaactttttttaaggtaactttaatgtttttcctgttcagaatcacgagccctttcggtAAAAAAAAGCgccccaaatttaatttttccactcctttaccatttttcaaacactttttacagcggttacaaagtagAAAGTACGCAAAATAATAGACAATTTTGTGACCACTTTTTTGTCTCCGGTTTTTTTCCTAGATCGAAAGGCCTCGTGattttgagtaggaaaaacagtgtttcttctcgcgaaaatgcccaaattaCACATGGTGTGAAATGaaagagtaaataaatataaattctgactcgtccggggaaaaaatgcgatttacgccaaatgtccgggtttttttgtatctttgtccgggtttggcaaaattcgagatggcagccctaGTTACAGTGCTATTACCACGTCATACACTAATTGTATTTTTACGGTGTTTGATAGCGAACGCCAGCGCAATCTTAACGTTCTTTATGATGTATTAAATCTAGTAAAGTAAAGCCGTGCTATAATAACGAACAAGTCGAAACTTGCGAGAGTGCGGCGAACGCAATACAAGATTAAACTTGCATAGCTCGATAACTCGAGCTAAGACacttgtaatattataattgatGATTAGTATTTACCAAGTACTGCCTATTTTTGTATTTCATCATTCATGGGCAAAACCAATGTTAACCAGTGTTATTAGGACTGCGAATACCGTGCTGAATGGAGAACATTGGTGCACAAAATAACGAGCTTATATGGCCGCGAGTCGCGACCCTCggccatgaggaaccgaggaagaagaagatccAAAGGAAAGCTAAGAGAACAAAGGAATTAGAAACTTACATTGCATGTTCCATGATCGTGGGAGTGGAAGGTGCAGATCTCAAGGGCTGGATCCACTTCAGGAGTGGTCAGGTTGTACCTTTCCTTCCACTCTATGGCTGCCAGCTTTGTCGCTTCCACACAGAGCTGGTCATCGATAGTTTCAGTCAACAGCTCCAGCAGTAAGGTGGAGATAGCTCCTCCTTCCTGTGGAAAATGGAGGATGATATtttgttagaaaaaaaaacttgtctcCCTATAAAAATAGTCGGTAAGGCTCCGTCGGTAAATCCTACCGCAGAAAATCATGTTAAGCAAGTCACATCTAACAGTGTCGATCGATGAAGAAGATGCTTTCAGCTGTCGAGATTAAGTACTCATATTCCAATATACCCACAAAATGGCTGTTTGCTGGAATAGTCGTGTTGGTAAATATGATTCCACCTGTAATCCGACGCTCAGGCCCGGATCTAGGTGGGAGCGAGCCGGGGTTCTTGCCCCGGGCGCCAAGTCTAAGAAGGGTGCCAAATTCGAACTTCGTTAAGGGCGGCACATTTGACATTATTTACTTTTTGCCCCCCTTCGAAAACGTCTCTAGATCCGGTACCTACTGCCGATGCTCACGATACACAGTTGTCGCTCCGTCGGCGGCCTGCATGACCTCTTGAGCCTCTTGTGAATCTAGAAAAGCTCGATTGCGTCTGCTCGTCGTGGTTAAATGAACAGTCGACAAACGTTCATGGGTTAGGTAATCCTGCCCTAATCCTGCGACCTTCGATGCCATACCAGGATTACCAGCGCCGACCTGCTCAAATGATCCAGTGATCAGTAGACCTGTCACCGATGTCGTTCTTTCTAATCTTCTCCACATTGTGTTGGTGAGTTGGGACACTTGGGGCTACATCTCTGCGTTGTCATTTCGATAAAATACTAGTCTGTAGTAAACTTACCCTGACCCTGCCCCATCCAGCCACCCTCGAAGGCACTCCAGGGCCAACTTGTTCGAACGAGAGCGCCACAGGCCTTACGGTGCTCGAGTAGACGATGTCTGTCGTGGTGATGAGCAGTCCGATATCGTTCTTGTTGAGTTCTTTCACATAGTGCTGGTGGGTGACGTTGCGATCCAGGGAATAAGTTTGCCCGCCGAGGTTCCAGCGGTTGGTGCCCACGGTCACGCGGAGAGACCTGGAAAGATGAAAGTTCTCTTTTTTATCTCGTCTTTAGATTATTCTTTTCACAAAA includes these proteins:
- the LOC125235230 gene encoding chymotrypsin-2-like, which gives rise to MAYKIGVLLISLFVGSLALPQPQIPKDMSVFFDHTDTNARIVGGSEAAEGSVPYMVAMSQGLLVRSFMCGGSVVGPRLVLTAAHCNEAAYSNGSLSTSLRVTVGTNRWNLGGQTYSLDRNVTHQHYVKELNKNDIGLLITTTDIVYSSTVRPVALSFEQVGPGVPSRVAGWGRVREGGAISTLLLELLTETIDDQLCVEATKLAAIEWKERYNLTTPEVDPALEICTFHSHDHGTCNGDSGSALVRTDTQQQIGVVSWGFPCAAGHPDMFVRVSAYRDWLLSNGV